The proteins below are encoded in one region of Ostrea edulis chromosome 3, xbOstEdul1.1, whole genome shotgun sequence:
- the LOC125661408 gene encoding uncharacterized protein LOC125661408, giving the protein MYIFTMPVEGTISNNRNCACQNKGLLKCSKVSSWTRKNKTLVSKQKHQYKPQESVHLDRDSFIDELRKAVPNACLLKGTDLPVCEEVLQEQSHDVGGDNSMEAVEHYIISNMVKNVHTVDDFIDHQPTLTPNEVDHIQKETVGQSENKSWHALRKDRITASIMYAVHTRMNSFKKNPEVDLSAIVSMVMGGKTINSNIKALKLESQSHLQSPSIVKCT; this is encoded by the exons ATGTACATCTTTACCATGCCAGTGGAAGGTACCATCAGCAACAACAGAAATTGTGCCTGTCAAAATAAAGGACTTTTAAAGTGTTCGAAAGTCTCGTCATGGACTAG AAAAAACAAGACCTTAGTTTCAAAGCAGAAACACCAGTATAAACCACAGGAGTCTGTTCACCTGGACAGGGATTCATTTATTGATGAGCTGAGAAAAGCTGTGCCAAATGCATGTTTATTGAAAG GAACGGATCTACCGGTATGTGAAGAAGTTCTTCAAGAACAGTCACACGATGTTGGAGGAGACAATTCCATGGAGGCTGTTGAACACTACATCATCAGCAACATGGTTAAAAATGTCCATACAGTTGATGATTTTATTGACCATCAACCAACTCTAACACCAAATGAAGTGGACCATATTCAGAAAGAGACTGTAGGACagagtgaaaataaatcatggCATGCTCTAAGAAAAGACAGGATTACTGCATCCATTATGTATGCAGTTCATACACGTATGAATTCATTCAAGAAAAATCCTGAGGTGGACCTCAGTGCCATTGTATCTATGGTAATGGGTGGAAAGACTATTAATTCTAATATTAAAGCTCTGAAGTTAGAGAGTCAGAGCCACTTGCAAAGTCCATCTATTGTAAAATGTACCTAG